One window from the genome of Sardina pilchardus chromosome 12, fSarPil1.1, whole genome shotgun sequence encodes:
- the ylpm1 gene encoding YLP motif-containing protein 1 isoform X2, which translates to MYPSWGNYGGGHPPPTNVNVNQFDARSAPVRAPPPTAGAPAGYGAPPPASNFNSLREQHLQQMQQLQQLHQKQLQSVLHYSNAPGYGGPGGWQGQGAAPGFPPPGSEATTNYQQGPPGSVPPQPPQPPQPQEEAPPKPPEPTPPTTQQNYTAPGAHTSNNENNAPKDLSAIAFPQEGENPDFTSMTLQDQQQFWYKQHLQNLQKLKNERAKQGQSQGQPADKNQKPGEAPPPPVEPPKNAPPPPLPKEEPPPPPPPEEPKTNIASSGDPFEAARMQQLQAAAAQWQQAQQQRAAHQYQALMHEHAQLQQILQQYQQFIQQPAHLQTMSLDMQLKHYDVQQQQFTPVYQEWDRHFKLWYEQFQSYPHKDQLQDYEAQWKQWQEQMNSTAAHLQERVTTLRAMQQQYGPPPGYGGMGGQYGQNMPPPDSQMHHPSLPPNASMQHSPSVGPPSSGPPPTGTPLTGASPAGPPTTGPTPAGQPASTTASQAGVSTATTTSTPTSESYQTTATGNMSAPYGNNNAGPQHPGMRPTGPRFDGPRFDQSQHQRFNAPPRFDPRQRFNAPNQGPPGRFDSPMRHGAPGFERPPGPNSRFERPPGPSQNPQNRFESPQGPPQNPQNRFERPPGPPQNQQSRFERPPGPGQGPMSRFERPPGPGQGPMSRFEPGPGQGPMSRFERPPGPGQGPASRFERPPGPGQGPASRFERPPGPGQGPASRFGRPPGPGQGPASRFERPPGPGQGPASRFDRPPAPQPQQAGVGSQVKPNSAAQTKEEKQEITGSQSKESTSENKGAKEKSTVDDTLAEDIVDSGNGFFVQNDPIPQTSQKDTPQKAEDPVAGAKDKAKDVKETETSKTAVSAPSSTPLKQTPTPPGQAPGPAKSGVNNGPPPRPMPHEMPRQPPPGPPHGDNQMGHPSMGRGQHPPGPPYGDHPMGPPHGDHPMGPPHGDHPMGPPHMMRGRGRGQMPMPMRGRGRARGRGMPGGPMGPPHGYDPNFQPPEEEEHSGYEYEAPQEHMGHTGEEEVDYGWEDPSAEPSGRIPGRGPPHHEQDMWLPEEHHFGEEYYEEAEGQEEAVEEEAKHWQEAAEPEAEPEYWEQEQDPYGPWNVRRPPMRGRPPFPHGMRGRPPPPRGFMHQGPRRPPPPHPPHMEGMEHEPYGPPQGYRGHPRGPMGPPMHRGLPPRGHPALRGMMKPRPPPPREMMERDPHGPPPYHDPMEHDPEWAPPPPPHGREPRRLPPPPPHAMMERDLRRPPAPPPYGPGPPRRRPPFPHEDPEGLYEEPYEEEYPPPDDGYRRPPPPPREFITRDYEHGQEGYYPPPPPKDWEMERGGREYPPYTPHGPPERMREDRWSEGRERPYPYEEEHGRPDYEGPGYPDEPPYGGREPPYRGQPDWEKPLPERSYPPIEPRRPSFEAGSESGMDIPPQPPQAGSDPSHEQASPTTAKGVLALSQRQHEIILKAAQELKMIRELQECKGPAGDTAAPEVKTELLPGLLGLEIPPEVKSALQSTGLLSETGQAGGGKSVSWEYDHPPQEGGYHQQPPPSKPIITKTVDYGHGHESGATVERMSYGERIILRPDPLPERTFEKEPLGPREPYGPRDPYFDRRNDPYMERREWSRERERDPYREREREERERFERDRFARDDRPPSGPPGRPGYRDREREQREREGRSSRDREPYGRPPYDRPPYERGTERFEHGPPGPPGYGNDRRSYPDERPPGPQSSMAPAPGPPPRAEKKPETKNVDDLLKPPGRSSRPDRIVIIMRGLSGSGKSHVAKLVRDKEVECGGAPPRVLSIDDYFMTEVEKVEKDPESGKNVKNKVLEYEYEPEMEDTYRSSMLKTFKKTLDDGFFPFIIIDAINDKVKYFDQFWSAAKTKGFEVYVAEITADNQTCAKRNIHGRKTKDISKMASSWETTPRHMVRLDIRSLLQDAAIEEVEMEDFDPSKEELKTEMKKEDEEETDLGFLPKSKWEIDTSEAKLDKLDGLVGGSKRKRESDVAGIEDFLQLPDDYATRMSEPGKKRVRWADLEEKKDADRKRAIGFVVGQTDWEKITDETGQLAQRALNRTKYF; encoded by the exons ATGTACCCTTCGTGGGGAAATTATGGAGGTGGACATCCGCCTCccactaacgttaacgttaatcaATTTGATGCGAGATCGGCACCAGTAAGGGCCCCACCACCGACAgcaggggcgcctgcaggatATGGTGCTCCTCCTCCGGCGTCGAATTTTAACAGTTTACGGGAGCAACATTTACAACAAATGCAACAACTGCAACAGCTCCATCAGAAACAACTGCAGTCAGTGCTTCATTACAGTAATGCTCCCGGCTATGGAGGCCCTGGTGGCTGGCAAGGGCAAGGGGCTGCTCCGGGTTTTCCTCCGCCCGGTTCAGAGGCAACCACGAACTATCAGCAAGGTCCACCGGGGTCTGTGCCACCCCAACCTCCGCAGCCTCCACAGCCTCAAGAAGAGGCGCCTCCTAAGCCACCTGAGCCTACACCCCCGACTACTCAACAAAACTATACTGCTCCCGGGGCCCACACGTCCAATAATGAAAACAACGCTCCTAAAGACTTATCAGCGATCGCTTTTccacaggagggagagaatcCCGACTTCACATCAATGACATTACAG GATCAGCAACAGTTCTGGTACAAGCAACACCTCCAGAATCTGCAGAAGCTTAAGAATGAGCGGGCAAAACAGGGCCAAAGTCAGGGTCAACCTGCTGACAAAAACCAGAAACCTGGCGAGGCGCCGCCTCCCCCTGTCGAGCCTCCTAAGAacgctccacctccacctctccccaaAGAGGAGCCaccgccacctcctccacctgagGAACCTAAG accaaCATCGCGAGCTCCGGGGACCCGTTTGAGGCGGCGCGCATGCAGCAGCTGCAGGCGGCAGCGGCCCAGTGGCAGCAGGCGCAGCAGCAGCGGGCCGCTCACCAGTACCAGGCGCTGATGCACGAGCACGCGCAGCTGCAGCAGATACTGCAGCAGTACCAGCAGTTCATCCAGCAGCCGGCGCATCTCCAG ACCATGTCACTGGACATGCAGCTGAAACACTAcgacgtgcagcagcagcagttcacCCCCGTTTACCAGGAGTGGGACCGGCACTTTAAACTCTGGTATGAGCAGTTCCAGTCCTACCCACACAAAGACCAACTCCAGGACTACGAGGCCCAGTGGAAACAGTGGCAGGAACAGATGAACTCCACCGCAGCACATTTGCAGGAGAGGGTCACGACCCTTCGAGCCATGCAGCAACAGTATGGCCCCCCGCCTGGCtatgggggtatgggggggcaGTACGGGCAGAACATGCCGCCCCCAGATTCACAGATGCATCACCCGTCTTTGCCTCCGAACGCAAGCATGCAGCACTCACCATCTGTTGGACCTCCTTCATCTGGGCCACCACCTACAGGAACTCCGCTTACCGGTGCGTCCCCTGCCGGGCCGCCCACTACAGGACCAACTCCTGCAGGACAGCCAGCTTCAACAACTGCAAGTCAAGCAGGTGTTTCGACAGCAACCACCACATCTACACCCACATCTGAGTCATACCAGACGACAGCAACAGGAAATATGTCGGCCCCGTACGGTAACAATAATGCTGGACCTCAACATCCTGGAATGAGACCAACTGGCCCAAG GTTTGATGGCCCAAGATTTGATCAGTCACAACATCAACGGTTTAATGCACCACCAAGATTTGATCCAAGACAAAGATTCAACGCGCCTAACCAAGGACCCCCTGGTAGATTTGATTCCCCAATGAGACATGGCGCCCCTGGTTTTGAACGACCCCCTGGTCCAAACTCTAGATTTGAGAGGCCACCTGGCCCATCACAGAATCCACAAAATAGGTTCGAAAGTCCTCAAGGACCTCCACAGAATCCCCAAAATCGTTTTGAAAGACCTCCAGGGCCACCACAGAATCAGCAGTCTCGTTTTGAAAGACCACCAGGTCCTGGACAGGGCCCAATGTCTCGTTTTGAAAGACCTCCAGGTCCTGGACAGGGCCCGATGTCTCGTTTTGAACCTGGTCCAGGACAAGGTCCGATGTCTCGTTTTGAAAGACCACCTGGTCCTGGTCAGGGTCCAGCATCTCGTTTTGAAAGACCACCTGGTCCGGGACAGGGTCCAGCATCTCGTTTTGAAAGACCACCTGGTCCGGGACAGGGTCCAGCATCTCGTTTTGGCAGACCACCTGGTCCGGGACAGGGTCCAGCATCTCGTTTTGAAAGACCACCAGGTCCAGGACAGGGTCCAGCATCTCGTTTTGACAGACCACCTGCTCCTCAACCTCAACAAGCTGGTGTTGGTTCCCAAGTGAAACCAAATTCTGCTGCTCAAACTAAAGAGGAAAAACAGGAAATTACTGGATCGCAGTCCAAAGAATCAACATCTGAAAATAAAGGTGCAAAGGAGAAAAGCACAGTTGATGACACTCTGGCTGAGGATATTGTTGATTCTGGGAATGGGTTCTTTGTCCAGAACGACCCAATTCCTCAGACTTCACAAAAGGACACTCCGCAAAAGGCAGAAGATCCAGTCGCTGGAGCAAAAGATAAGGCTAAGGACGTTAAGGAAACTGAGACCTCCAAAACTGCGGTGTCAGCACCTTCTTCTACTCCGCTAAAACAGACTCCCACACCACCTGGTCAGGCGCCCGGTCCAGCCAAAAGTGGAGTCAACAACGGGCCCCCTCCACGACCTATGCCTCATGAGATGCCTCGCCAGCCTCCTCCAGGTCCTCCCCATGGCGATAATCAGATGGGTCATCCATCCATGGGACGCGGGCAGCATCCTCCAGGTCCTCCATACGGTGATCATCCAATGGGTCCTCCTCATGGTGATCATCCAATGGGTCCTCCTCATGGTGATCATCCAATGGGTCCTCCGCATATGATGCGTGGGAGAGGCCGAGGGCAAATGCCAATGCCCATGCGTGGCAGGGGCCGGGCCCGTGGCCGAGGAATGCCTGGCGGGCCAATGGGCCCACCACATGGATATGATCCCAACTTCCAGCCACCTGAAGAAGAGGAGCATTCTGGGTATGAGTATGAAGCCCCGCAAGAGCACATGGGTCACACAGGTGAAGAAGAGGTGGATTATGGCTGGGAGGATCCCTCGGCAGAACCTTCTGGAAGGATACCTGGAAGAGGGCCACCACATCACGAGCAGGACATGTGGCTCCCAGAGGAGCATCACTTTGGCGAAGAATACTACGAAGAAGCAGAGGGCCAGGAGGAGGCTGTGGAGGAAGAGGCCAAGCATTGGCAGGAGGCAGCAGAACCAGAAGCAGAACCGGAATACTGGGAACAAGAACAAGATCCCTATGGTCCGTGGAATGTCCGAAGGCCCCCGATGCGCGGAAGACCTCCATTCCCCCACGGCATGCGTGGAAGGCCGCCTCCGCCTCGAGGCTTCATGCACCAGGGTCCCAggcgcccccctcctcctcaccctccccACATGGAGGGCATGGAGCATGAGCCTTACGGGCCCCCTCAGGGCTACAGGGGACATCCGAGGGGTCCTATGGGGCCTCCGATGCATCGAGGGCTACCTCCTCGAGGCCACCCCGCTCTCCGTGGCATGATGAAGCCACGACCCCCTCCACCACGAGAGATGATGGAAAGAGATCCACATGGACCTCCGCCTTACCACGACCCTATGGAGCACGATCCAGAATGGGcaccgccacctccaccacacgGCAGAGAGCCCAGACGCCTCCCTCCGCCGCCCCCGCATGCCATGATGGAGAGAGACTTGAGAAGGCCGCCGGCACCACCACCCTATGGTCCAGGACCCCCCAGAAGGAGGCCGCCATTCCCCCATGAAGACCCAGAGGGGTTGTACGAGGAGCCCTATGAGGAGGAATATCCACCGCCCGATGACGGGTATAGAAGGCCGCCACCTCCACCGCGGGAGTTCATCACTCGAGACTACGAACATGGCCAGGAGGGCTACTATCCACCGCCTCCGCCCAAAGACTGGGAGATGGAGCGCGGTGGCAGGGAGTATCCACCCTACACGCCTCATGGCCCACCGGAGCGCATGCGAGAAGACCGGTGgtcagagggcagagagaggccGTATCCTTACGAGGAAGAACATGGTAGACCTGATTACGAAGGGCCTGGTTATCCGGACGAGCCTCCATACGGTGGCAGAGAACCTCCTTACCGTGGCCAGCCCGACTGGGAGAAGCCCTTGCCAGAAAGAAGTTACCCTCCCATAGAGCCGAGGAGGCCTTCGTTCGAGGCAGGCTCAGAATCCGGCATGGATATCCCCCCGCAGCCTCCCCAAGCAGGGTCGGATCCGTCTCATGAGCAAGCCTCTCCAACGACTGCAAAGGGAGTCCTGGCACTCTCTCAGAGACAGCACGAGATCATCCTGAAAGCTGCACAGGAGCTGAAAATGATCAG AGAGCTCCAAGAATGTAAAGGCCCAGCAGGAGATACTGCTGCCCCTGAGGTCAAGACTGAACTACTTCCTGGTCTCCTTGGGCTTGAAATCCCACCTGAAGTCAAGTCGGCCCTTCAG TCCACAGGTCTTTTGTCTGAGACTGGACAGGCTGGGGGAGGGAAATCAGTATCATGGGAGTATGACCACCCACCACAAGAAGGTGGTTACCACCAACAGCCCCCACCATCCAAACCCATCATCACTAAAACGGTGGATTATGGACATGGCCATG AATCTGGTGCGACAGTGGAGCGCATGTCTTATGGTGAAAGGATTATCCTGAGGCCTGACCCTTTGCCTGAGAGGACATTTGAAAAAG AACCGCTTGGCCCGAGAGAACCCTATGGCCCGAGGGATCCGTATTTTGACAGACGGAACGACCCTTATATGGAACGGCGGGAATGGAgtagagagcgggagagagacccctacagagaaagagaaagagaagagagagaacggtTTGAACGGGATCGCTTCGCCAGAGATGACCG ACCACCATCAGGGCCCCCAGGTCGCCCCGGCTACAGAGATCGGGAGCGCGaacaaagagagcgagaggggcgCAGCAGCCGGGACCGAGAGCCTTACGGCCGCCCACCCTACGACAGGCCACCATACGAACGAGGCACCGAGCGGTTCGAGCACGGGCCCCCAGGCCCTCCGGGTTATGGAA ATGACCGGAGGAGCTATCCCGATGAGAGGCCACCTGGCCCACAGTCCTCCATGGCCCCTGCTCCAGGCCCTCCCCCTCGCGCCGAGAAGAAACCTGAAACCAAGAACGTGGACGACCTCCTCAAGCCACCTGGCCGATCAAGCCGTCCAGACAGG ATTGTCATTATAATGCGTGGCCTTTCAGGAAGTGGGAAAAGCCACGTCGCAAAACTGGTTCGG GATAAGGAAGTGGAGTGCGGTGGAGCACCTCCCCGTGTCCTCAGCATAGACGACTACTTCATGACTGAGGTGGAGAAGGTCGAGAAGGACCCAGAGAGTGGCAAAAATGTCAAGAACAAG GTGCTGGAATACGAGTACGAACCAGAGATGGAGGACACCTATCGCAGCAGCATGCTGAAGACCTTCAAGAAAACACTCGACGATGGCTTTTTCCCCTTCATCATCATCGATGCGATCAATGACAAAGTCAAATACTTTGATCAGTTCTGGAGTGCGGCCAAGACCAAAGGTTTTGAG GTGTACGTGGCTGAAATTACAGCAGATAACCAGACATGTGCAAAGAGAAACATCCACGGACGGAAGACGAAGGACATCTCAAAG ATGGCCAGTAGCTGGGAGACTACACCTCGTCACATGGTGCGACTAGATATCAGGTCCCTGTTGCAGGATGCAGCTATTGAAGAG GTTGAAATGGAAGACTTTGACCCTTCTAAGGAAGAGCTGAAGACCGAGATGAAgaaggaggacgaagaggagacCGACCTG